A single window of Synechococcus sp. C9 DNA harbors:
- a CDS encoding DUF2993 domain-containing protein, which produces MPPQNVSTESVPLPANRGFSRPLAALLRWWLQRQVTQAQALQVSLQGASQVWLSGCLPYIQVSAQNIIYQNMHLQEVALTAQAIRLHLPFLQKKGQPFIEPITVEIQAMITEENLNASLPYIQEALSSYLQEFYSEIGNIQAVTIYLDGIRWLLDDQTQLVTQVHLVTPKELMLRSDDKQIIVDLGTDVQIQELKLQAGSIHLSGDLLIRPAAPTG; this is translated from the coding sequence GTGCCGCCCCAGAATGTCTCTACGGAGTCGGTGCCTTTGCCCGCTAATCGGGGGTTCAGCCGTCCCCTGGCCGCCCTCCTGCGCTGGTGGCTACAACGGCAGGTGACCCAAGCCCAAGCACTCCAGGTCTCGCTCCAGGGCGCATCCCAGGTCTGGTTATCCGGCTGTTTGCCCTATATTCAGGTCAGTGCCCAAAACATTATTTACCAAAATATGCACCTGCAAGAAGTGGCTTTAACCGCCCAAGCAATCCGGTTGCATTTGCCATTTTTACAGAAAAAAGGACAGCCATTTATAGAACCGATTACCGTCGAAATACAGGCGATGATCACTGAAGAAAATTTGAATGCTTCCCTGCCCTATATTCAGGAAGCCCTAAGTTCTTATCTCCAGGAATTTTACTCAGAAATTGGCAACATTCAAGCTGTAACCATTTACCTGGATGGGATTCGTTGGTTATTAGATGATCAGACCCAATTAGTTACCCAAGTTCATCTGGTTACGCCCAAGGAATTAATGCTACGTTCTGATGACAAACAAATTATCGTTGATCTCGGTACCGATGTGCAGATTCAGGAGTTAAAATTACAGGCCGGTTCGATCCATTTATCCGGGGATTTGCTCATCCGACCAGCGGCACCAACAGGGTGA
- a CDS encoding phosphatidate cytidylyltransferase has protein sequence MPWVRIVSGAVALVVALGWVTLGGWVFTAGVSLMVFLGQREYFELAHIKGILPATKTTLVVSQILVMVATIAPQLTEPVLAVGGSWICFYLLFQPKLATIADIATSILGLFYGGYLPSFWVRLRGIEQADFSNLPLLGFWPQGGAWPLGLKVTLLTFGCIWASDIGAYFFGRAFGKTKLSEISPKKTVEGAVFGVSASMVVGAVGAFHLAWPFWLGIGLGLMTGIASLLGDLTESMMKRDAGVKDSGQLIPGHGGILDRADSYVFTAPLAYYFVTLLVPLVG, from the coding sequence ATGCCCTGGGTTCGGATTGTCAGTGGTGCCGTGGCACTGGTGGTGGCACTTGGTTGGGTCACCTTGGGGGGATGGGTGTTCACTGCGGGGGTGTCCCTGATGGTGTTTCTGGGGCAGAGGGAATATTTTGAATTGGCGCACATCAAGGGCATTTTACCGGCGACCAAAACCACCCTAGTGGTGAGTCAAATTCTGGTCATGGTGGCAACAATTGCCCCGCAACTCACGGAACCGGTGCTGGCGGTAGGCGGCAGTTGGATTTGTTTTTATCTATTATTTCAACCCAAATTGGCGACGATTGCCGATATTGCTACGTCAATTTTAGGGCTATTTTATGGGGGCTATTTGCCCAGTTTTTGGGTGCGTTTGCGGGGGATCGAACAAGCGGATTTTAGCAATTTACCCCTGTTGGGATTTTGGCCGCAGGGGGGGGCATGGCCCTTGGGCTTAAAAGTGACACTATTAACCTTTGGTTGTATTTGGGCATCGGATATTGGGGCTTATTTTTTTGGGCGTGCCTTCGGGAAAACCAAACTATCGGAAATCAGCCCGAAAAAAACCGTAGAAGGTGCCGTGTTTGGGGTCAGTGCCAGCATGGTTGTGGGGGCAGTGGGAGCCTTCCATTTGGCTTGGCCGTTTTGGTTAGGCATCGGCTTGGGGCTGATGACCGGCATTGCCAGTTTGCTAGGGGATTTAACGGAATCCATGATGAAACGGGATGCGGGGGTGAAAGATTCGGGTCAGTTAATCCCTGGACATGGGGGTATTTTAGACCGGGCGGATAGCTATGTGTTTACCGCACCTTTGGCTTATTATTTTGTCACCCTGTTGGTGCCGCTGGTCGGATGA